The Liquorilactobacillus nagelii DSM 13675 DNA window TTAGGCGAAAAGAGATCCCAATAACTGATGGCAATTTGGTAATTATCTTGCCAGCCAGCTCGTTACAGGTTCTAACAGTGAAACTTAATTAGAAAATGTTAGCATATTAAGACGTAACTTAAGGAGAATTTTTATGGATGAAAAAGTAAAAATTAATGAGGATGTTTTCGCAGCAGCAGTCGTTGAAAAGCACCAATTGACTCAGTCAGATGATTTAAAAAAATTTTCTAAGGAGTGTTTGCGTGTTTACTTGGAAGCTTTTATTTTAGCGCAGGATTTTAATGAATATGAAGATTTTAACTATAAGAAGAGTGATAAAAGTCTATTTGAATCATTTATGGAATCAATGACTTCAGCCCAAAAAAGTTTAAACAATAATTTTGATAAACATTGAATAAGCGTTTCCTAGAATGGTCAAGTGCAGTACTTCATAATTGTTAGACCAAAAGTCTAACGGTTGTGAAGTGCTTTTTGTTTAAAAGAATTACGCGTGAGGCTCGGTTTTGCCTTGTTGTCGGAAGTGATATGGTGTAATCTCAAATTCCTTTTTAAAAACATTTTGAAAGTAGCTTTGAGTTGAGAAATTCAGGAAAGTACTGATTTCGTTAATTGATTTGTCGGTAAATAGCAACAAGTCTTGTGCTTCTTGCAGTCGTTGCTTTTGAATATATTGATGCAACGGAATTCCAACCTCTTTTTTAAAAGTTAATGATAAGTAAGAATGACTGTAACCAAGTTTTTGAGCTAAATAATCAATCGTCAAAGGTTCGTCGGTATGAGTGGTAATATAGTTTAGTGCTTGTTTAACCATTCTTGAAACGACATGAGGAATCTTTTGAGCTCTAACACGCTCAGCAAATTGTAAGATAGTATTTAGCTCTAATCTTGAGATGGATTCACGCGAAGAAAGCCGCTCCATTTCCATAATAGCTGTATCACTTAATTGATAGGCAGTTTCTGTGTTTAAGCCACCTTCAATCGCTGCTCGAGTTGCTAAGGTAATTGATGAAATAAAAAGATTTTTTTCTTGACGAATATTATTTTCAGCTACGTAACCAATTCGCAAATCGGCCGCGGCAAAAATGAAGTTACGCAGTTTTTCAACCGCACCAGCTTTAACATAGTTTA harbors:
- a CDS encoding helix-turn-helix domain-containing protein yields the protein MIDPVAYLTYLYRTLNIPLHLISTDGLQTALSLPKNTTFDPFGRYKSELLTQKRAVDFVVTKEFLDFGIISLKNNAQKIIIGPISNTPCSDESIRRIAHDLSIPRNYLAAFNDYFKRLKIYSFNQFVDILCLINYSLNQTNIKPSSLITVVDDHEKDLALKQLQTEAAYNSKENQDLHNTYEFEKRYLNYVKAGAVEKLRNFIFAAADLRIGYVAENNIRQEKNLFISSITLATRAAIEGGLNTETAYQLSDTAIMEMERLSSRESISRLELNTILQFAERVRAQKIPHVVSRMVKQALNYITTHTDEPLTIDYLAQKLGYSHSYLSLTFKKEVGIPLHQYIQKQRLQEAQDLLLFTDKSINEISTFLNFSTQSYFQNVFKKEFEITPYHFRQQGKTEPHA